In Nocardioides conyzicola, one genomic interval encodes:
- a CDS encoding PadR family transcriptional regulator, which translates to MPPIDSAVAQLRRGVLEHCVLALLADEERYGYDLVTELSDAGLVASEGTIYPLLSRLRKDELVATSWQESPSGPPRRYYRLTPRGRRALEQFRGSWTDFKKAVDEVLEGRNS; encoded by the coding sequence GTGCCCCCGATCGACTCCGCCGTCGCGCAGCTCCGGCGGGGCGTCCTGGAGCACTGCGTGCTGGCGCTGCTCGCCGACGAGGAGCGCTACGGCTACGACCTGGTGACCGAGCTGTCGGACGCCGGGCTGGTCGCCAGCGAGGGCACCATCTACCCGCTGCTGAGCCGGCTCCGCAAGGACGAGCTCGTCGCCACCAGCTGGCAGGAGTCGCCGAGCGGCCCGCCGCGTCGCTACTACCGCCTCACTCCACGCGGCCGCCGGGCGCTGGAGCAGTTCCGCGGATCGTGGACGGACTTCAAGAAGGCCGTCGACGAGGTCCTCGAAGGAAGGAACTCATGA
- the hutU gene encoding urocanate hydratase encodes MNDSPRNPRLPIHAAHGTELTAKSWQTEAPLRMLMNNLDPENAERPEDLVVYGGTGKAARSWEAYDALVRTLTTLEDDETMLVQSGKPVGVMRTSPWAPRVLIANSNLVGDWANWEEFRRLEDLGLTMYGQMTAGSWIYIGTQGILQGTFETFAAVADKRFGGTLAGTITVTAGLGGMGGAQPLAVTMNDGVVICIECDQSRIARRIEHRYLDVQAASLEEAVEMAVAARDERRPLSIGVLGNAAEMLPALLDSDAPIDIVTDQTSAHDPLFYLPVGVPFEEWQAQREADPAGFTKAAQASMATHVRAMVEFQDKGAEVFDYGNSIRDEARKGGYDRAFDFPGFVPAYIRPLFCEGKGPFRWAALSGDPADIAATDKAILELFPDNERLRKWITMAGEKVAFQGLPARICWLGYGERHLAGLKFNEMVASGELKAPIVIGRDHLDCGSVASPYRETEAMLDGSDAIADWAILNALVNTASGASWVSFHHGGGVGMGRSLHAGQVCVADGSELAAQKIERVLTNDPGMGVIRHVDAGYDRAVEVAEERGVRIPVREG; translated from the coding sequence ATGAACGACTCGCCCCGGAACCCCCGGTTGCCCATCCATGCCGCGCACGGCACCGAGCTGACCGCGAAGTCGTGGCAGACCGAGGCGCCGCTGCGGATGCTGATGAACAACCTCGACCCCGAGAACGCCGAGCGTCCCGAGGACCTCGTCGTGTACGGCGGCACCGGCAAGGCCGCGCGCAGCTGGGAGGCGTACGACGCCCTGGTGCGCACCCTCACCACGCTCGAGGACGACGAGACGATGCTCGTGCAGTCCGGCAAGCCGGTCGGCGTGATGCGCACCAGCCCCTGGGCGCCACGCGTCCTGATCGCCAACTCCAACCTGGTGGGCGACTGGGCCAACTGGGAGGAGTTCCGCCGGCTCGAGGACCTGGGGCTGACGATGTACGGCCAGATGACCGCCGGGTCCTGGATCTACATCGGCACCCAGGGGATCCTGCAGGGGACCTTCGAGACCTTCGCCGCCGTCGCCGACAAGCGGTTCGGCGGCACCCTGGCCGGCACCATCACCGTGACCGCCGGCCTCGGCGGCATGGGCGGGGCCCAGCCGCTCGCCGTCACCATGAACGACGGCGTGGTGATCTGCATCGAGTGCGACCAGAGCCGCATCGCGCGCCGGATCGAGCACCGCTACCTCGACGTCCAGGCCGCGTCGCTGGAGGAGGCCGTGGAGATGGCCGTCGCCGCCCGCGACGAGCGCCGCCCGCTCTCCATCGGCGTCCTCGGCAACGCGGCGGAGATGCTGCCCGCGCTGCTCGACTCGGACGCCCCGATCGACATCGTCACCGACCAGACCTCGGCCCACGACCCGCTCTTCTACCTGCCGGTCGGCGTGCCGTTCGAGGAGTGGCAGGCGCAGCGCGAGGCCGACCCGGCCGGGTTCACCAAGGCCGCGCAGGCGTCGATGGCCACCCACGTCCGGGCGATGGTCGAGTTCCAGGACAAGGGCGCCGAGGTCTTCGACTACGGCAACTCGATCCGCGACGAGGCCCGCAAGGGCGGATACGACCGCGCGTTCGACTTCCCCGGCTTCGTGCCGGCGTACATCCGACCCCTCTTCTGCGAGGGCAAGGGCCCCTTCCGCTGGGCCGCGCTGTCCGGCGACCCGGCGGACATCGCCGCCACGGACAAGGCGATCCTCGAGCTCTTCCCCGACAACGAGCGGCTGCGGAAGTGGATCACCATGGCGGGGGAGAAGGTCGCCTTCCAGGGTCTGCCCGCGCGCATCTGCTGGCTGGGGTACGGCGAGCGCCACCTCGCGGGGCTGAAGTTCAACGAGATGGTCGCGTCCGGCGAGCTCAAGGCGCCGATCGTGATCGGCCGCGACCACCTCGACTGCGGGTCGGTCGCCTCGCCGTACCGCGAGACCGAGGCGATGCTCGACGGCTCCGACGCCATCGCGGACTGGGCGATCCTCAACGCCCTGGTCAACACGGCGTCCGGCGCGTCCTGGGTGTCCTTCCACCACGGCGGCGGCGTCGGCATGGGCCGCTCGCTGCACGCCGGCCAGGTCTGCGTGGCCGACGGCAGCGAGCTCGCCGCCCAGAAGATCGAGCGGGTCCTCACCAACGACCCCGGCATGGGCGTGATCCGCCACGTCGACGCGGGCTACGACCGCGCGGTCGAGGTCGCCGAGGAGCGGGGGGTCCGGATCCCGGTGCGCGAGGGCTGA